The genomic window TATTGGCAGCTCACTAAACATTCCTAAGGAATCTGAATGGTTTCTAAATCCAATCCATTTGGTGAATCCTCTGGGAAGTTTCCCTGCATTGAAAAGCTTGGGCCTTTCCACTATTTCAAGATCATCTGTGGATCGTGTTACAGGGCTTCTTGGAAGTCAAATCGCCAGTCAGGACTATGCACCGTCTCAAGTGTCGCTAGGAGACTTGGCTCATAAGGAATCCTTTCCGATCAGGCTCGGGGCACCTCATGTGATTGGAGTCAAATCCTTATTGCCTCCCAAAATGCCAGTCAGATCTCGCTCTCCTAATAAAACAAAGGTCTCTGTAGTTAGAGGCCGATCCCAATCCCTTGATcgatctctgtctttctccccagCTTCCAAAAGAACCCGATGGTTGAGATCTCGATCGCAGTCTCCTAAGCCTATCTGGAGACCAAATTCTGCAAAGACCAATGCTTGTTCTGAGCCTCCAGCACAGTTTGGGAAGCCAAGATCAGGAGGCAAAACAACAGCTTCTAACAGACAGTCAAGGTCAAGGTCATACAAGCCAGGAACTATGCTCACCAGATCATATACTCCACCCAAGACAAAGACAAGAGGGATGCTTAGCCACTCATGGAGTCCATACAGTATCCCCTCAACTGCAGTATCGGCACCAACTGCTCAGGAGATTAGTGAAAGGTAATAAAAAGCTTTTTTAGGGGTCATGGACGATTGCCATTGTGTGTGAAACAGAATCAATTGCTCAGTCTGCTGATATCAGGCATAGTAGAAGCATATCTCATAGAGCTCTACTAATCTTCCAGTTCTTAATACCCCATCATAACCCAGTCTTGCCATGTACCCCAGttctgtatccctcaatatgttCTGCTAATGCTTGTCAGTCCTGtatccccccccaaacaaaacaaacCACTCTCCAGGCCTAGAGTTCTGTCAAAATACTTCCCATCTCTTGGCCCTTGTGCAAAGTGCTATGCAAGTAGCAGGACTCAATAGTCTGACTCTGTCTCTGTCAGGTTTTTGCAGACTCTGAGAGCTGGCGGCATTGAGAGTTCACTGGTGGAAATGTCTCCCTACCAGCAGGAGTTGGCTCGGCTCAGACTGGAGCGCCTTCGAGTGGAGGAGGAATTGCTTCTAGAACTGAAAAGGCAGCAAGAACTGGAGAGGACCAGGGGACCAAAACCTAAGTGGTATGAACATACAAGTGGGAAAAGCATGCAGACCCAGTGTCTATTGAATTCTTTCCAAACCCCCTGCTTGTGTATGTACACATCTGTGTGTATCTGTGTAATTAACATTTAAGAAAATAATACTTATTTGAatcactgtgtgtgtgtgggggggggggggggtcctagtTGGGAAAGCATATGGAGCATCTTTCATAGAATAATATAAGATCCTTCTGCATGTGTCAGTGTATGTGTCTATCTTTGTGATTCTatatctgtatttatttattaaaacttAATAATCTATCTTTGACAAGATCCTAAAATGGACCACAATAATAAAGGTCAGAAAACATCTAATACAAAGCAGTTAATGCAGGAATTAGCATATTCTTACACCCTTTAACAAAACAGGCCCCTAACCTTTCTTAAATTTGCAAACTTATCTGAGAGCATGTATGAATGCCTTTGTGTCAGAGACTCTAATGTATGGACAGCCTTTAAGTTGTATGACCCGATGACAGCTACTACCAGGAGTGGCCCTTGCTGCTTGTGAATTTCTGGAGCTGGGTCTGTCCTGGCATGCCAATTCAGATCTTTCCTAACAGATCTCAATGCCAGATACCTAATTAGGTTAAAGGTGAAGTCCACATTATGGTCAGTGAACCCATTATATTGGAAATGGAGCAGGAAAACAAGATAATGGTTTGTAAATTACTTCTCGTTTCCAGCATCTCTTGATCCTGGGGGATGGGTCCACTGATTATGCTAGAGCTGGGAAATGACAGGAAAAATTGAGGACTTGTTAGTGGCAATGCTGTCCACTGTTCTGTGGAGGACCTGGTTCAAGTCCCAGGTCAGATTCTTCATTCCCTCTGCTGATCGGAGCTGGAGATGCAGCCCCTGGTGTGGAAAGATTCTAATCATCATGCAATAAATATACCTGATGTAATCTAGCTTGCACCTTTTTCCGGCAGATGTactcatcgtgggaccttgctgtatgaagggagcaggacttcaagagtggtggagggagagaaagggggaagggtggtactgatggaactggtgtgcagggaaagggaagagttCAACTTAAGTTCAGATCCATTGGCGACTTCTAATGGCTGAATTCAAGGGCTCATGATTGAAAGTTCTGGAAGGAGCTCTGGTGCATGGCCCCAGGCCCAGGCCTGTTGCTGCAGTTGGTTATGCAGTTAGGTATGTTGAGGGGTGGTAGGAAcagaattaaccccccccccccaacacaccattacaaaaccatagcatagcTTTCAGCACTGGCCTGCGAGCGTCAGTTTTTACTTCTGCTAAAAACTGCTACggtttgtaaaggggggggggtgggggtaaatTAAGTAAAAATAATAAATCAACATCTAGTTACAAATGAAGGAAAGAGTATAAAAGTTCAAAAGACCTCCAGTTGGTGGTGAAGTTATAAGTATGAAAACAATCTTTATTCAAGAGGACAGTTAATTGACACAGTCATATCTCAGCAAATGAAGGCTTATGATGGTGGATGCTAATTCTGCTTTCAGTTGGAAGTCCATAGATGCAGAAGGAAAATGCAAGTTGACAAAATAGTAGAAAGCAAAGCTTGATGTCCCActttatataccatatatacttgactaTACGCTGAAATTTGGGGGCCAGACTTATATTTCAGTttttacagtaatcaattttttttttttcattcttctgTAGGTATGAGATGAAGGACTCTCAGTTTCATTATGAAGCTCACAAGAATAATGAACTAGTGAGGAACAGCAAAGATTTCCAGGCTCTATATGACTACAGACAGGAGCTGGCTGCAGGGTCCAGGGACTTCCAGAAGCAACTGAAGCCTACAGAGATGGACTCATTTTAACACAAGATGGATGCTGAAACACAAGACAGTTATGTACAAACTCTGAATCGCAAAACTGGTGAGGTtagatcaaaaggaaggagagtaTCTATCTCTAGCCAACGCCCAGCACATGTTGAATCAATATTTCTCTGAAATAATTTTGTAAAATCATTTAATGAAACCAGCattaaaaagtgaaaaaaaaactaacttgATCCACTGAATATACTACCATTATCTATCACTTCTGTAGCGCTGCTAGACATAAGcaacgctgtacattaaaacattcaagagacagtccctgctcagtagagtttacaatctaatcaaaagaTAAGTAGGCATGATGTGGGGGTTAGGGATTTAAAGCAACTTCaaaaaaaagtgagcttttagcatggatttgaatagattaagaggggagggatggagaaaaGCAGAAACTCATTCAAGTTATCTAACTTATTTATTATTAGATCTTGTGTgagggggaaaccactgcttgctatgggattggtagcatggaatgttgctactctttgtgattctgccaggtacttgtgacctggaatgaCCACTTTGGGAAGCATTGTTCTGACCCAATAGTGCGATGGTTTAGGCAACCCTGATCAAATTGTATGTTTTGGTGAATCTCTACGTGAACAAATGCTGACATAACCTCTGTATGCTTCAGTTAAACAAAAGGGGGTTGACATTTAAAGAGTTATCCAGCTACCTAAATAACTAGTGCACACTAAGCTCAAATTGATATTTAGTGCCATTTTCCAAAAATGTTGAGCACAGTCCGTTACAGAACAGACGTCGGCTCCTCACTGTGCTTTAGAGGCTCACATTTTCAGTGTCCCCTGAGAAAGGCATTTTTAATAatgctgaaacttggatcctagttgggactataAATAGGAATAAAagctttatttgttaatttacCCATTGGTTGAATAGACATCTGCCTTGCTTTCTAGTTGAATTGTTTGAACTTTTAAGGGAAAGTGTTCTTCTCTTTGCTGGTTTGTTCCTAAATTTCACTACATACTTACAAAAACATAAAAGTTCCAGAAATATCATTCCACAGCAATGGACCTGCCACTGAAAGAGTGCTTTGCTGTAGTTACATAAAATTTCTCTTATTCCCACATCCTACAGCATGGGTTTTTCAGATTTCAATGTATTCCCTGGTTTAAATATTTGCAAAATATCATTGAAATCTTGGCAATTTACCATTGATTCCTTAATGGGACAAATTTTAGAATCTTGTACTGTATATGAAATTGTACTGGAAGTTTCTTTAATATCGGTGATATGATCAAAACGGAACATCAGAAGAAGGACTCAACAGAAGGAAAACCCAAGAGCAGGCCTGTGCAGATTGGTGGCGAGGGCTGAGAACCTCTGGTACTGTATGTGCTGCTTCTCCCATCGGACCTACACTGCTGAACCTGTGGGGGGAGGGACGGAAAAGGGCACTGTGCAAATTGGCAGCGATGGTTGAGAACTTCTGCCACTGTATGTGCTGTCTGCCATTGGACCTACACTGCTTTTGGACCTGTGGGGGGCAGAGGAGGGCACTGTCACCACTGCTAGATTCAGACCCACACAGGAGGGGGTTGGGAGCTGGAAGCATAAGAATAGacttgctggatcagaccagtggtccttctagcccagtatgcCATCTTcagaggtcaatccaagtcacaagtacctggcaaaaacccaaatagtagcagcattccatgccactaatTCACTCTTGCTATGATTGATTTTTGATTAGATACAATGCAGGATTTCCAAAATATGCAGCAAAGGCAAATGATGTCTAATTACTGTTTAACTACATATTACTTTTTGCTCTGTTGGATATAGGCTGAGCACACTTTGATATgaagcttaatttttttttctcagtggttGATTGCTTTTGATTTCCACTTATACAACTTTGTACGATGTAGAAGTTGTATTAgcttttgttttcttaatggttCATTGAATCATGAATTGACAGGGGTGTCTAAATGTTTGTTACAACTGTATGAAAATTAAGTTGATTCTTAAGTTAATGTGGTTACTTAGCATTCtggttatttttaattttaattgataGGTGATTTGGGGGGTTTGCTCTAGTGGTGTATTTTGTCACTTTCCTTATAATGTAAGGAAGTTTAAACTCTGTGGATTGGTGCCATTAGTACTGTGCACACATGAAGGGCTTTTTATGTCCCTTGCCACTATTCTTAATGTTCTGGGACTCATCTAGTTCAACTCAAATGAGAGAGAATTTCTCTGCAAAAATCTTTTCTGTGACAAATGCATGCTAGGCTCACAGTTCATTTTCCAAAGCTAAACATTAAAGGGAAGCCAGCAATCTTTGGAAAAGAAGCTGGAAAGTAAAGGTGTTTTTTCCCTTTAATAAAATAGGCTTTTTATTTATAGTACACACATAATGCATAACCACAAGAGGGCAGCAGCAAGGCCAGTTTCACTGTATGTTCTCACCATCTAAAATTATGTCCTAGTGTGGAAATGGGTAAAGTAGTTTTTCAACTCGGCTGATAGCAAAATGATCCTTGGTGAACTGTAATACAGATCCTCCCAATATAAAATAATGGCTGAGCcacatcttgaatactgtgtgcaattctggtcaccacatctcaaaaagatatagtggaataagagagagtacagagaagggcaatgaaaatgataaagggataaAATGACTTCtctaagaggaaaggctaaagcagctacagctcttcagcttggagaagagatggctcagaagagatatgatagaagtctataaaaatactaagtggagtggaatggaTAGACGTGAatcacttaactttaaaaaaaaaatactaggattaggaagcatgcaatgaagctactaagtagtaaatttaaataaaactggagaaaatatcttctctcaatatgtaattaaactctggaatttgttgccagagaatgtggtgaaagcagttggtgtggcggggtttaaaaaaagtttggctaatttcctaagtCATAACCCATTATTTAAGATAGGATTGGGAAtattcactgcttatttctagtataaacagcataacatctgttttattcttttatgatttttttttttttagttgtgacctggtttggccactattGGGGAAGCAgtatattgggcttgatggacctttttgtCTGTCCCAGAATACCAATTTTCATGTTCTTTTCTATGTTTGCATGGTTAATGTTTACTTGTCTGTTCCCTCCCTTCAGTCCTTTGATTTTTAGCATAATCTGAGAAACTCTTGAGTGGTTTCAACAGGACCGAGACCAGCACAGTGCCAAGGCACTGATTTCTAAGCAAGGCTTGCCAATTGCAAAAGAAATCAGATTTTTGTAAAGGGTTATTTTGATATGAAAGGGTACCTGGCACACAAATGTATTTACAAAGTGGCTGACCTTTGCTAGCTCTGATGAAATGCTGCCGGAGTCCAAATTATGCCAGGTGCTTGTGTGAAAGAAAAAGGACTTTCTGTTTGCTCAGACTAATATAATCTCAAAATTCCATCCTCTGGTGGACATGCAAAAGAATCTGGGAGCCAGAGAGGAGGCTTACACTTCCCTAGAGTAGACCGTAAAGAGCATCTCATTTATtttagggattttttttcccctcaattcCAAAGAGGAGGAAACACCATTCTGTGTCGCTGTACAGCACTGCACACTTTTGGTATATACTAAacacttacccccaaattctatagatGCTTATGCAAATTAAATGGCAGCTGTCCAATTAATATCAAAAAATTAGGTGCTAACCAATTATTCATGTTAACTGGCACTTAAATAAAATTTTGTGCACACATCTGgctgtgtgctattctataaagcataTACCACTTCTCAGGACC from Geotrypetes seraphini chromosome 15, aGeoSer1.1, whole genome shotgun sequence includes these protein-coding regions:
- the LOC117349039 gene encoding uncharacterized protein LOC117349039 isoform X2, with amino-acid sequence MARNAERTFVLHGSKAAIREKPNDFLTNTQKTTSTHNLSFQGPATSQILYNKAGGSSLLDKEFESRMVPYVKENPSIDDLEESLRELKVQVDSLASSLTFELDNLQDTNYGVTKNGNLSDSSHVSSWPTVVNGTSSGENIGSSLNIPKESEWFLNPIHLVNPLGSFPALKSLGLSTISRSSVDRVTGLLGSQIASQDYAPSQVSLGDLAHKESFPIRLGAPHVIGVKSLLPPKMPVRSRSPNKTKVSVVRGRSQSLDRSLSFSPASKRTRWLRSRSQSPKPIWRPNSAKTNACSEPPAQFGKPRSGGKTTASNRQSRSRSYKPGTMLTRSYTPPKTKTRGMLSHSWSPYSIPSTAVSAPTAQEISERFLQTLRAGGIESSLVEMSPYQQELARLRLERLRVEEELLLELKRQQELERTRGPKPKWYEHTSGKSMQTQCLLNSFQTPCLCMR
- the LOC117349039 gene encoding uncharacterized protein LOC117349039 isoform X1; the encoded protein is MARNAERTFVLHGSKAAIREKPNDFLTNTQKTTSTHNLSFQGPATSQILYNKAGGSSLLDKEFESRMVPYVKENPSIDDLEESLRELKVQVDSLASSLTFELDNLQDTNYGVTKNGNLSDSSHVSSWPTVVNGTSSGENIGSSLNIPKESEWFLNPIHLVNPLGSFPALKSLGLSTISRSSVDRVTGLLGSQIASQDYAPSQVSLGDLAHKESFPIRLGAPHVIGVKSLLPPKMPVRSRSPNKTKVSVVRGRSQSLDRSLSFSPASKRTRWLRSRSQSPKPIWRPNSAKTNACSEPPAQFGKPRSGGKTTASNRQSRSRSYKPGTMLTRSYTPPKTKTRGMLSHSWSPYSIPSTAVSAPTAQEISERFLQTLRAGGIESSLVEMSPYQQELARLRLERLRVEEELLLELKRQQELERTRGPKPKWYEMKDSQFHYEAHKNNELVRNSKDFQALYDYRQELAAGSRDFQKQLKPTEMDSF
- the LOC117349039 gene encoding uncharacterized protein LOC117349039 isoform X3, whose protein sequence is MVPYVKENPSIDDLEESLRELKVQVDSLASSLTFELDNLQDTNYGVTKNGNLSDSSHVSSWPTVVNGTSSGENIGSSLNIPKESEWFLNPIHLVNPLGSFPALKSLGLSTISRSSVDRVTGLLGSQIASQDYAPSQVSLGDLAHKESFPIRLGAPHVIGVKSLLPPKMPVRSRSPNKTKVSVVRGRSQSLDRSLSFSPASKRTRWLRSRSQSPKPIWRPNSAKTNACSEPPAQFGKPRSGGKTTASNRQSRSRSYKPGTMLTRSYTPPKTKTRGMLSHSWSPYSIPSTAVSAPTAQEISERFLQTLRAGGIESSLVEMSPYQQELARLRLERLRVEEELLLELKRQQELERTRGPKPKWYEMKDSQFHYEAHKNNELVRNSKDFQALYDYRQELAAGSRDFQKQLKPTEMDSF
- the LOC117349039 gene encoding uncharacterized protein LOC117349039 isoform X4, whose product is MARNAERTFVLHGSKAAIREKPNDFLTNTQKTTSTHNLSFQGPATSQILYNKAGGSSLLDKEFASKRTRWLRSRSQSPKPIWRPNSAKTNACSEPPAQFGKPRSGGKTTASNRQSRSRSYKPGTMLTRSYTPPKTKTRGMLSHSWSPYSIPSTAVSAPTAQEISERFLQTLRAGGIESSLVEMSPYQQELARLRLERLRVEEELLLELKRQQELERTRGPKPKWYEMKDSQFHYEAHKNNELVRNSKDFQALYDYRQELAAGSRDFQKQLKPTEMDSF